In Spea bombifrons isolate aSpeBom1 chromosome 12, aSpeBom1.2.pri, whole genome shotgun sequence, the following proteins share a genomic window:
- the LOC128469682 gene encoding ferritin heavy chain B-like encodes MSSQLRQNYSQDSEAAINRMVNLKMYASYTYLSMSYYFNRDDVALHHVAEFFEELSHEEQEHAEKFQKYQNKRGGRIVLQDVKKPERDEWVNSLDAMQTALNLEKTVNQALLDVHRVATDRNDPHLCDFLESEQLEEHAKRIKKLGDYITNLKRLGVPQNGMGEYLFDKHTLGETS; translated from the exons ATGAGCTCTCAACTGCGTCAGAACTACAGCCAGGACAGCGAGGCAGCCATCAACCGGATGGTGAACCTCAAGATGTATGCTTCTTACACCTATCTGTCCATG TCATACTACTTTAACCGCGATGATGTGGCCCTTCATCACGTGGCCGAGTTCTTTGAGGAGCTGAGCCACGAGGAACAGGAGCATGCCGAAAAGTTCCAGAAGTATCAGAACAAGCGTGGAGGTCGTATAGTCTTGCAGGATGTCAAG AAACCAGAACGCGATGAATGGGTTAATTCCCTGGATGCCATGCAGACGGCTCTAAATCTGGAAAAGACAGTTAACCAGGCGCTTCTCGACGTGCACAGAGTGGCAACTGACAGAAACGACCCCCat CTGTGTGATTTCCTGGAGAGCGAGCAACTGGAGGAACATGCCAAGCGAATTAAGAAGCTTGGTGATTATATTACTAACTTAAAGCGCCTTGGTGTGCCCCAGAATGGCATGGGAGAGTACCTTTTTGATAAGCACACCTTAGGCGAGACCAGCTAA
- the LOC128470046 gene encoding protein phosphatase 1 regulatory subunit 15B-like, which translates to MMTSYSDSYSNMINTVLKMSLYLPFGSYWRNFTLPVIGWHKGTAFQMNNLGHLWVPGIHTQLDTDLVMLTTAATITQSLVSLAKNIMHKRAWLWKLFRSAWMTNLYRRALWWCSRVPDFLLVARRVFTDNYSQSQLLRHKDVNMSSTTYIKYDSECLMELSDSDTEDMPSECSEEPQDMDVLVAEDDFMDQTVNKEAVLTSCTNPLILSMICLPSEEEDCKSMSEFISDPPNTSEDEDTSTKNEEHSNTEDRSVDSGVQELLTPGARDELDSDEESNWSEDSWDTEDNLDWDTEGSELWASFCKNDDPYNPLSFSMPIESSKVAKATNDSIYEGPEGDWKEKNGDHSKSQGGAHGDTKNDNKSDESPKKSGKVQKVRFSPVVSVHRMITWDYAYRAARKGPWEEYARDRCRFKKRITEAQAALGFCLEPQHREKMWARLCELAPDYYEDETFR; encoded by the exons ATGATGACGTCATATTCAGACTCCTACAGTAATATG ATAAATACAGTTCTCAAAATGAGTCTTTACCTCCCGTTTGGTTCATACTGGAGAAACTTTACACTTCCGGTGATCGGCTGGCACAAGGGAACTGCCTTCCAGATGAACAACCTTGGACACCTCTGGGTGCCGGGCATCCATACCCAGCTGGACACAGATTTGGTTATGCTCACAACGGCTGCCACAATAACGCAGTCGTTGGTTTCCCTGGCCAAAAATATAATGCACAAGAGAGCATGGCTCTGGAAGCTGTTCCGGAGTGCATGGATGACCAATTTATACAGAAGAGCGCTGTGGTGGTGTTCGCGTGTTCCAGATTTTTTATTGGTGGCTAGACGTGTTTTCACCGACAACTATTCACAGTCCCAACTACTGCGTCATAAAGATGTAAACATGAGTTCCACGACGTATATAAAATACGACTCAGAGTGTTTGATGGAGCTGTCAGATTCTGACACTGAAGACATGCCAAGCGAGTGCTCTGAGGAGCCTCAGGATATGGACGTCCTGGTAGCTGAGGATGACTTTATGGACCAGACGGTGAACAAAGAGGCTGTGCTGACATCCTGCACAAACCCTTTAATTCTCTCCATGATCTGCTTACCATCAGAAGAGGAAGATTGTAAAAGCATGTCTGAATTTATTTCAGATCCACCAAATACATCAGAAGATGAGGATACGTCAACTAAGAATGAGGAACATTCTAACACTGAAGATAGGTCAGTGGACAGTGGTGTGCAGGAATTGTTGACCCCTGGGGCCAGAGATGAACTGGACAGTGACGAGGAAAGCAACTGGTCTGAAGACTCTTGGGACACAGAAGACAATCTAGACTGGGACACAGAAGGATCTGAGTTATGGGCCTCcttctgtaaaaatgatgacCCATACAATCCTCTATCCTTTTCCATGCCAATCGAAAGTTCTAAAGTGGCTAAAGCAACCAATGACAGTATTTACGAGGGTCCTGAAGGTGATTGGAAGGAAAAGAATGGAGACCACTCTAAATCACAGGGAGGAGCACATGGTGATACCAAGAATGATAACAAGAGTGACGAATCACCCAAAAAAAGTGGCAAAGTTCAGAAA GTTCGGTTCTCTCCTGTTGTCTCCGTCCACCGCATGATCACCTGGGATTATGCCTACAGAGCAGCTCGCAAAGGCCCCTGGGAGGAATACGCACGGGATCGCTGCCGCTTCAAGAAGCGCATTACCGAGGCGCAGGCCGCCTTAGGCTTCTGCCTGGAACCGCAGCACAGAGAGAAGATGTGGGCTCGTCTCTGTGAACTGGCGCCTGATTATTATGAAGACGAGACTTTCCGGTGA